In the Acidimicrobiia bacterium genome, one interval contains:
- a CDS encoding MFS transporter: protein MAVGGRSVELKCSVPNADYVVQHVRQAKDDPSIVENKHAVIFKSKQKSRSSLLVSLQNRNYRLFLIGQTISFTGTWMQLVAQAWLILDITHSGTAVGGIFALQFVPMMLLAPYAGVVADRTDKRRLLMKVQLLAIFAATMMGIIASVGKASLANVYALVFVLGLAQSFDNPVRQSFITEMVGVEKATNAVSLNTVMINTTRVLGPALAGFLLARSGASICFFFNAVSYVAAFVAYLRMRPSELERVEPVGQKRGQLREGVRYVVSVPDLWIPLAMIGVVGTLAFNFQVIIPLLVRDEFGRGPGSFGGLIAMSGIGSLAGGLLVASISRPKRQHLIASSIVLGVVLGVFSIAPGFRAATIVALLVGAGAAAFLAVSNSMLQVTAAPEMRGRVLALFSVAFLGSTPLGGPLIGWISEHFGPKAGLMTGAIGAASAGLCALVAYHFTASDNNFQLEDTRAPLS from the coding sequence GTGGCTGTCGGAGGCCGCTCGGTGGAACTGAAGTGTTCTGTGCCGAATGCAGACTATGTTGTGCAGCACGTTCGTCAAGCAAAAGATGACCCTAGTATCGTCGAGAACAAACATGCCGTGATTTTTAAAAGCAAACAAAAGAGCAGGAGCTCATTATTAGTATCTCTTCAAAATCGCAATTACCGCTTATTTCTTATAGGCCAGACAATTTCATTTACGGGAACCTGGATGCAGCTTGTCGCTCAAGCTTGGCTTATTTTGGATATCACGCATTCTGGTACTGCAGTGGGTGGTATTTTTGCTTTGCAATTTGTTCCAATGATGCTGCTAGCACCATACGCAGGAGTTGTAGCTGATCGAACGGACAAGCGAAGGCTATTAATGAAAGTACAGCTGCTTGCAATATTTGCAGCCACAATGATGGGAATCATTGCATCTGTTGGCAAGGCGAGTTTGGCTAATGTGTACGCGCTAGTATTTGTACTTGGACTGGCTCAGTCGTTTGATAATCCCGTGCGGCAGAGCTTCATTACTGAGATGGTGGGGGTAGAAAAGGCCACCAATGCCGTTAGTCTTAACACGGTGATGATCAACACCACCCGGGTTCTAGGGCCCGCTCTAGCTGGTTTTCTTCTTGCAAGGTCGGGTGCTTCAATATGTTTTTTCTTCAATGCTGTGTCATACGTGGCTGCGTTTGTTGCTTACCTTAGGATGCGTCCATCCGAGCTAGAGCGTGTTGAACCGGTGGGGCAAAAGAGAGGCCAGTTGCGTGAAGGGGTCCGTTATGTCGTATCAGTTCCAGATTTGTGGATACCCCTAGCAATGATCGGAGTTGTAGGTACACTGGCGTTCAATTTTCAAGTCATTATACCCCTTCTTGTGCGCGATGAATTTGGGAGAGGACCGGGTTCGTTTGGCGGGCTAATTGCCATGTCAGGTATTGGATCTTTGGCAGGTGGACTGTTGGTAGCATCTATATCAAGACCTAAAAGGCAACATCTCATTGCCTCATCTATAGTGCTTGGCGTGGTTTTAGGGGTTTTTTCGATTGCCCCGGGATTCAGGGCGGCGACGATCGTTGCGCTTTTGGTAGGTGCTGGCGCGGCAGCGTTTTTGGCCGTTTCGAACTCGATGCTTCAAGTCACCGCGGCACCTGAGATGCGAGGGAGAGTGCTGGCACTGTTTTCTGTTGCTTTTTTGGGGTCGACGCCATTAGGTGGACCGTTAATAGGTTGGATATCGGAACACTTTGGTCCAAAAGCTGGTCTTATGACTGGTGCTATTGGAGCAGCTTCCGCAGGATTGTGCGCCCTTGTCGCGTACCACTTTACTGCCAGTGATAACAACTTTCAGCTTGAGGATACACGTGCTCCCCTCAGTTAA